The segment GGCGGCCATGATCGGCAGCGCCATGAAGTTGTTGGCGGTGAGCTCGAGCGAGATCAGCGTGGCGGTGAGCGGCGCCTGGGTGACGCCGGCGAGATACGAAGCCATGCCCAGCAGCACCACGGCCGACACGTCCGCGCCCGGCAGCAGGTGGGCGATGTTCCCGCCCAGCCCCGCGCCGACGGCAAGCGCGGGCGAGAAGATGCCGCCAGGAATGCCGGCCCACGACGAGGCGATATTGCCAAGGAACTTGAGCAGGCCGAAGAACGGCCCGGTATCGCTATGCCCTTCGAGGATGGCTCGTGCCTGCGCGTAGCCGGTGCCATACAGGCCATTGGCGCTCAGCAGGCTGAGCAGCACCAGGGCAAGGCCGCAGGCCGCGGCAAACACGATGGGCTGGCGCGCGCGCAGCCGTGCCATGCCGCCACGGAAGCCCGTTGCCGCCGGAATGATCAGGCGGGCGAACAGGCCGCCGGCCAGGCCGCCGACCACGCCGGTAAGCAGCACGGCGAGCCACGCCTTGCCCAGCGGCAGCATGGCGCTGATCGCGCCGAAATACGCGTAGTTGCCGACGATGCCGAGCGAGACGATGCCGGCCACGATCACCGCGGTAAGCAGCGTGCCGCTCATCCGGTGCTCGAACGTGCCGGACATCTCCTCGATGGCAAACACCACGCCTGCGAGCGGCGTGTTGAAGGCGGCGGAGAGTCCCGCCGCCGAGCCCGCGAGGATGAAGCGGCCCGCCGCGGTGGGATCAGCGAAGCCGAAGCGGCGGCCCAGCGAGTACAGCAGGCCCGCGCCGACGTGCACCGTGGGGCCTTCGCG is part of the Luteibacter pinisoli genome and harbors:
- a CDS encoding chloride channel protein, whose translation is MSAVPGDGPPLSRMEQLRRHGWLSPEEWRRRIVFWAGAVAVGLAAVFFAKAADYAFELFHAVASHGWWVPLLITPATFALLCWLTQGALKATRGSGIPQAIAALKVEDEDFRARLLSLKVAVGKMALTLAALLGGASVGREGPTVHVGAGLLYSLGRRFGFADPTAAGRFILAGSAAGLSAAFNTPLAGVVFAIEEMSGTFEHRMSGTLLTAVIVAGIVSLGIVGNYAYFGAISAMLPLGKAWLAVLLTGVVGGLAGGLFARLIIPAATGFRGGMARLRARQPIVFAAACGLALVLLSLLSANGLYGTGYAQARAILEGHSDTGPFFGLLKFLGNIASSWAGIPGGIFSPALAVGAGLGGNIAHLLPGADVSAVVLLGMASYLAGVTQAPLTATLISLELTANNFMALPIMAACLLARAVSSLVCRVPVYKALADTLVAQYELEHARREAPPAPDTATP